A region of Anaerohalosphaeraceae bacterium DNA encodes the following proteins:
- a CDS encoding S24 family peptidase: MTFGQVIRQKRKELRLTLDEVAAKTGFSKPYLSTIETGRVKNPPSDELICKLEKILRFKSGYLLHLAHKEKIPADIRREFETLSAENRKYRTLIQNILTRRQSISELHKLFRQGDPDALNRTPGNWIPVINKVAAGYPNDFDDLGYPAGVADDYVLAPDLHDPNAFALRVVGDSMEPEFRQGDIVIFSPAAPVQSGADCLIRLQNPYETTFKRVFFDSKDEIRLQPRNEKYPPQIIRTARLNGLYRAVIQYRRL, from the coding sequence ATGACCTTCGGACAAGTCATCCGTCAAAAGCGCAAGGAACTCCGGCTGACCTTAGATGAAGTGGCCGCCAAGACCGGCTTTTCCAAGCCCTACCTTTCCACCATCGAGACCGGACGAGTCAAAAACCCGCCGTCGGATGAATTGATTTGCAAACTCGAAAAAATTCTCCGGTTCAAGAGCGGTTATCTCCTGCATCTGGCCCATAAAGAGAAAATCCCTGCTGATATCCGCAGGGAATTTGAGACCCTCAGCGCCGAAAACCGCAAGTACAGAACGCTCATCCAAAACATCCTCACCCGACGGCAAAGCATCTCGGAATTGCACAAATTATTCCGTCAGGGGGACCCGGATGCTCTGAACCGCACTCCTGGAAACTGGATACCTGTCATCAACAAAGTAGCTGCCGGCTACCCGAACGATTTTGACGACCTCGGCTATCCGGCCGGGGTGGCCGATGACTATGTCCTGGCTCCGGACCTGCACGACCCGAACGCCTTTGCCCTGCGGGTGGTCGGCGATTCGATGGAGCCGGAGTTTCGTCAGGGCGATATCGTGATTTTTTCCCCGGCCGCACCGGTCCAAAGCGGGGCGGATTGCCTAATCCGCCTCCAAAACCCCTATGAGACCACCTTCAAGCGGGTCTTTTTTGATTCCAAAGACGAGATTCGCCTCCAGCCCCGCAATGAAAAGTATCCTCCGCAAATCATCAGGACCGCCCGGCTTAACGGGCTCTATCGGGCGGTTATCCAATACAGACGACTGTAA